The Pelagovum sp. HNIBRBA483 sequence ACCGGCTCTGCGCGTAATGTGTCACAGTTCGATAACATCATGCTGCAACCCCGCGTGATGGCGGATGTTGCGCAGTGTTCGTTAGCAACGGAACTGATGGGGCAGTCTTACAAGGTGCCGTTTGGAATTGCCCCGATGGGCATGTGCAACCTTGTCCATCCAAAGGCTGACACATCGCTAGCCGATACCGCAAAGGCGATCGGTTTCCCTGTGTGCCTGTCCTCAGCGGCATCAACCTCAATCGAGGACATGGCCGGCATGGCGGGATCGCACGCGTGGTTTCAACTCTACTTTGGAGCCTCTGAGGAAGCGTCTTTGGCAATGGTCGACCGCGCCCGAGTTGCCGGTTACGACACGCTCGTTTTGACTGTGGATGTACCACAAGTCTCGCGGAGGGTGCGCGATCTACGCAACGGTTTCACGGTCCCTTTTGCAATGACGCCCAGCGCGTTTATGGACTTCGCAACCCACCCGCGTTGGTCTTTGAGCACACTTGCCTTTGGCGCACCGCGCCCGATGAATTTTACTGATAGCAATGGGGTAAACACCTTCGACCGCGGGGCAAGCCGGTCTGGCGCCGATTGGGCCTTTTTGGAGGCCTTGCGGGGCAAGTGGCCAGGCAAGCTCATAGTCAAAGGCGTCACATCTGCCACAGACGCCCGTCGGATCCGCAGTCTTGGCGCGGACGCAATTTACGTTTCCAACCATGGCGGGCGGCAATTGGACTCTGTGCCGCCTGCGATCAGTCTTTTACCTTTGATACGCGAGGCAGTTGGCCCGGATTTCCCATTGCTTTTTGACAGTGGCATTCGCAACGGGGAAGATATCATCAAGGCCCTCGCTCTTGGCGCTGATTTTGTCATGATAGGACGCCCTGCCCTGTTTGCACTGGCGGCAGAAGGCGCTGCCGGATTGAACGCACTGCTTAAGTGCTTCGAGGCAGAAATCAGCGTTGTGATGGCACAACTGGGTGTCACCTCTATCAGCCAACTCGGGCCAAACGTCGTGTTTGATAACGCGGCTGCTAAGGGCGATGGCCTTGAAAAAACACCGCGAGCGGCTTTGCAACTTGCCGCCAAAACCTAAAGTGAGACATATCAAATGACAGATCCCAGGTTGATAAGAGGCGGCGCCCTATTGGCCCGCGCCTTCAAAGAAAAAGGCGTAGAGCATGCCTTCACGCTAGCGGGTGGCTTCTGCAATCCGGCACTTGAAGGGTTCATGGAATGTCAAATGCCTGTGATCAACACGCCTCATGAACAAATCGCGGGGCATTTGGCAGATGGTCATGCTCGGATAACCCGTAAACCTGTGGTCTGCCTTGTTGGCCCTGAAGGATTTGCCAACGCCGTCCCCGCGATGCTGGAAGCCGGAGGCGAGCGCAGCCCGGTGATTTTTGTAACTGGCTCCTCAACGCTCAAACGCCAAGGCGCAGGGGGGTTCAAAGAAATCGACGATGTGGCAATCGCGGCGCCCTTGGTCAAATATTCGGTCCAGATTACTGACGGCGAACGGATCAGCGAATTTGTGAATCGCGCATGGACCGCAGCCACAACCGGCTACCCTGGCCCCGTCCATATTTCGCTGCCAGTGGACATCATGTTCTCATCATTCGCTGCAGACGCTGGGTTGGAAGAACGTCCGTTCAATCGCAGCGACCGCCCCGTTGCAAGAGCGTGGCCTGATCCCTCAGCCTTGGCTGTTGTTTTGGACAAGGTGAAGCAAGCCGAACGCCCCGTCATCATTGGCGGCCACGGCGTCTGGTGGTCAAAGGCCGAAGACAAACTTGAACAGGTCGGCAAGGCTTTGCGCCTGCCCATTTTCAATGTTCCCTACCATTCCAAACTTCTGGGCGAAGAATCCGAGGCCTACATGGGTTTGGCTGATTTCCATCAATATCATCCATCGAAACCGGCGATACACGAGGCTGATCTGGTGCTGATGATCGGCGGGCGCTTGGACAACCAGATGAACTTTGGCAATCCGCCGTTCTTTCCAAAAGATCAAACTCTCATCTGCATCAACGGTAGCCATGAAGAATTGGAATACAATCAAGCCGCCGATGAGGTGCTGTTATCTGACCCCGGTGCTTTCCTGGATGCCCTCGGTGGGGTGGGTAAAACCTGGCCCGATTGGTTCGATCTGCAACGAACCCGCCGTGCCGCTTGGGTTGATGAATGGTACGAACACATCGAAGCCGAGTCCGCCAAACCCGGCAAGATGCATCCGCTGCAACTCTCGCTGGATGTGCAGGACCAAATGGGCGACGAGGACTGGTTGATTTTTGACGGTGGCAACACCCATTTCTGGTCAGAAATCGCAGTCAATATGGCCGGATGGCGAGGTCAAAAACTGGGTGGCATCATGCATCCCGGCAATTACTCCCTGCTGGGGGTCGGCGTGTCTTTTGGCATCTCGGCCAAGGCGCTCAACCCGGATAGCAATGTAGTAGTCATTTCTGGTGACGGGGCGTTTCTTTCCGGTGGCCTTTCGATTGAATCCGCCTTTCAGGAAGGCCTGCCGATCACCATTGTCATCGACAACAACAACGGCCTTGATTGCATCAGCCAACAACAAGAACGCCTTTTCAAAAACGGAAAACACTTCGCAACTGATTTCCGGGATATCCCGTTCCATACAATGTGCGAAGGCATGGGCGGGCATGGGGAACTGGTCGAAACCCGCGACCAGCTTGCCCCCGCCTTGAAACGTGCGATGGCCAGCGGCAAGGTCGCAATCGTCAACGTCAAATGCCGCGGTGTGATCAGTCCGATTGTGGCCGCGACATCAGACAAGCGAGACAAGGCTTCGATAGAATAATGGCGATACTTTCCTCACACACTCTGAATGGCACTGATGGCACCCACGCGGGAGAAATTGCTGTGACGCTCACAAACCTGACCAGCGGCGCAGTCGTACTGAGCGCCGCGATGGATGCCGGTGGGCGGCTGTCTCAAGACATTCCGGCGGAACAGATTGACCCGAATGCGACTTACGAGCTGGTTTTTGACACCGCCAACTATTGGGCAGCGCGCAAAATCCCCGCCACTGTGAGCCAGATCGCCTTGCGGTTCACCATGTCAGACCCCGAGGGGGCATATCATATGCCGATTATTCTAAACCCCAATTCCTATTCAATGTGGATGTCCGCCTAATGGATGGTCTGAATATGTCTCGGCGCATCCGCCGCACCCCCTATACTGACCGTGTCGAACAGGCCGGCGTTCGCGGATTCTCTGTCGTCAACCATATGCTGTTGCCCAAGGCGTTCCAAACAACGGTCGAACAAGACTACTGGCACCTTCGGGAACACGTCCAGCTCTGGGACGTGTCTTGCCAGCGTCAAGTCCAGATCACGGGACCAGATGCCTCCACCCTCGTCCAATGGATGACACCGCGCAATATTGCGCGCGCCAAGGTTGGTGATTGTTTCTATATCCCTATCATCGACGCGCAAGGCGGGCTGATCAACGACCCTGTTATGCTAAAACTAGCTGAGGACTGCTTTTGGCTGTCCATCGCGGATAGTGACGTGTTGCTATATGCAATGGGTCTGGCGCTTGGCCGCGGCTGGGATGTCGAGGTGAGCGAACCAGACGTCTCGCCACTGGCCATACAAGGCCCCAAAGCTGAAGACCTTCTAGCCGGACTGTTTGGCGCCCATATTCGCGACATGGGGTTTTTTAAATATGGCTGGATTGACTTTCAGGGCACCAAACAATTGATCGCCCGCTCGGGCTATTCCCGCCAAGGTGGGTTCGAGATTTATTTGAACGGGGGGCATCTTGGACCAGCCCTGTGGGACGCAATCTGGGATGCAGGTCAGGCGCACCGCATCACCCCGGGTTGCCCCAACCTGATCGAACGGATTGAAGGCGGCCTTTTGTCATACGGCAACGAATTCACCCGCGAGAACAATCCGTTTGAGATTGGGCACGGCAAGTTTTGCGTCATAGATGGCTCGATCGACTATGTCGGCCGCGCGGCTTTGCAGAACATCGCAGCGAACGGTGTGGCCCGCGAAATTCGAGGAGTGAAGTTCGATGGTGGGCCTTGTCCGACCTGCTCAAAACCATGGCCTGTGATGGTTGGCGACACGCGCGTTGGTCAGATCACCTCTGCCATCTGGTCCCCGCGCCTGAAATGCAACGTTGGGCAATCCATGATTGACCGTGGTTTTTGGGACGCAGGCCAGTCGGTCACCGTCCACGCGCAGGACGGGACAGTGCGCTCAGGTCATGTCTCGTTGTTGCCCTTCGCCTGACCATTTTGCAGCGGCCCAGATCGCACCCAATGCGCGGACGGAAAGTTCCACGGCAACATCTTACTTTGGTGCTGCTGCCACAACTGCCTCTTTTGCAACAGCCTTTGCAAGTTCGCCTATCCGGCTGAAGACATCGACATTCACAGCTGCGGCGGAATACCTAGCCACTCTGAAGCGCGCGCACGATGCCAAGGACAACATGATCAGGCGCGTTGTTCCTTGGCTTCCTGACTTTGCACTGCTGCAAGCTCTGCAATGGAATGGTGGCACCTTATCGCATGGCCCTCTGTGCCATGCTGCCAAGGCGGCATGTCAGTGTCACAAATCCGCCCGATCTTGCGCGGACAACGGCGTTGGAACGGACACCCTTGCGCGGGCGGTGACAGCTCTACTACATCATCAGCGCTCAGCGTCGGAGCAGTGTCAGGATCAGGTTCCAATACCGCTCCCAAAAGAACCTCGGTATAGGGATGCGAGGGCGTGGCGTAGACATCTGCCGAGGGTCCCAATTCACATAATCGCCCCTGATACAGCACCGCAACGCGGTCGGATAGCGCCCGCACAACTGCGAGGTCATGACTGACGAAAACATAGGTCGTACCTTGGGTCGCCTTGAGACTATTCAGCAGGTCCAAAACGGCGGCTTGAACAGATACATCCAGCGCCGATGTCACTTCGTCACACAGCACAAGATCCGGTTCAGCGGCGAAGGCCCGCGCGATGGCAACCCGTTGCTTTTCACCGCCCGAAAGCTGGCTGGGCAAACGGTCCAGATAATGCGCGCCAAGACGGACCCGGTCCAAAATCTCGGCAGAGCGTTGATGCAGTGCCTCCCCGGTCAGCCCAAAATACAGCTTCAACGGCTGTTCAAGAATTTGCGCAATGGTTTGGCGTGGATTGAGGCTGTCATCAGGGTTTTGGAAAATCAGCTGAATCTTGCGCAGATGATCCGGGCTACGCTGTTCAACCTTTGGTGCCAAAGCACCGTCGCCGGCGACAGTGATATTGCCACCAGATGGCGGAAGTAGCCCCGCGATAGATTTGAGAATTGTCGATTTACCTGATCCGCTTTCTCCCACAAGGCCCAGTGTTTCGCCTTTTGCAATGGTAATCTCGATACCATCAACCGTAGCGACATGGTCGCCATGCCTTCTCAGGATTTTGTCGAGCAGCCCAGGTTGATTATAGCTGATCGACACGTCTCGCAAATGCAATGCAGCGGGTGCGTTTTCGTCAAAGGTCGCTGGAATTACGCCGCTGCCAACCAAGGACAGTTTATGCGCGTCCTGGTGATGAAAGCATCGCACGGCTTCGCCGCTCGGCAAGCTTTCAAGCTCAGGGCGACAATCGCAACATGCGTCCTGCGCCAAAGCGCATCGATCAACAAAGGAACAGCCGTTCCCCGCGCCTCCCGGCGACGGAGGGCGCCCGTCCAATGCAACCGGCAACCTTGGATCGCTGAGCTTTGGGATCGAGGCCAGAAGCCCGCGCGCATACGGGTGGATCGGCGCCTTCAGCACCTGTCGAGCAGCGCCTTCCAGCACGACCTCACCCGCATACATTACCACAACACGGTCACAGACCCGCGCAATCGCGCCAAGATCGTGGCTGACATAGACCATCGCCATGCCGCGATCCCGTGCGATGTCGCGGAGTAATTCAAGGATATGGGCTTGCGTTGTGACATCGAGTCCAGTGGTTGGTTCGTCCAGCAACAACGCGGTTGGTTCACCCGCCAATGCCATCGCGATTGCCGCGCGTTGTTGTTGCCCGCCGGACAACTCATGTGGAAAACGAGTCATGATCGCCTGTGGATCAGGCAAGCGCACTTGTCCGAGGAGTTCCACAGCCTTGGCGGGGTAGTGTTCTTCAGCCACCTCAGAATGCAGGCGCAATGCCTCAATAAGCTGCGCGCCAATCCGTAGGGTCGGCGTCAGAGATTGTCCCGAATTCTGCGGAATCAGCGCCAGTTCGCCGCCTCGAATTTTCTCAAGCTCGGTACGGGTGCGGGCGAACATATCTTGCCCCTGAAAAGTGACCGACCCCTCGAGCAACTTCAACCCTCGTTTCAGATAACCCATAGCAGCGAGCGCGAGCGTAGATTTACCCGACCCGCTCTCACCAACGATGCCGATGCTTTCGCCGGCATTCACGGTCAAATCAATGTTGCGCAGCACGGGTAACGTTGCGCCGGACATGCCCTTAAATCCTACCGAAATGTTTCGGATTTCTATCAATGGTGTCGTCATACTGGTGCCTTTTGCGCACGATCGATGCCAAGGGCTTTGGCTAAAGCGTCTGCAGTTAGATTGATCCCGATGATCAATGAAGAAAGTGCGATAACAGGCCCCAGAACGCCCCAGGGCGCAAAGGACATGAACCCGCGCGCATCGGCAATCATCAGACCCCAATCAGGTGTTGGCGGCGACACGCCAAAACCAAGGAAAGACAGGGATGAAAAGGCCAGCAACATCCACGACCAGCGCATCGCACCTTCGACCATCAACGTGTCCAATACATTAGGCAGCAATTCATGGCGGATAATCGTCAGGCGGCTGTGCCCACGCGCCCTTGCGGCTGAAACAAAATCGCGTGCAACAACGTCATGTGTCGCAGCGCGGGCAATGCGGATCACTGGTATGCCGTAAAAGAAGGCTAGCGTCGGGATCAAAACCTCGATGCCCGTGCCGAATGTCACAATCAACACCAACATCTTCAAAATCCACGGCAAAGAAAGGAAGGCATCCACAACACGCATCAGAACCTCATCCACGCGCCCGCCAACCAGCCCAAAAAAGATGCCAAAAAGCCCTCCCCATGCGACCGCTATTGGAGTTGCGATGCCTGTAACCAGCAGCGCCTCGCGCCCGCCCAGCAAGACGCGGGTAAACACATCGCGGCCGAGATGATCCGTGCCCAACCAATGGCTAGCCTCTGGCGCTGTGAGCATCATCGCACTGTTCATCGCCTTGTAGTCATAGGGCACAATCCACGGGCTGACCAAGGCCAGCACAACATGGAATACCACCAAGAACAGACCAATCGCACCTGAGGGACGCGAGACAACATCTCGCAACACCGAAAGGATTCGCATCAAACGAGTGTTTTGCCGTGGAACTACTGCTGTAAGGGTCATCCGCGCCTCATATGCAATGTGCGTAGCCGGGGGTTGGCAAACATGGTCAGGATATCGGCAGATAGGTTCACACAAACGTAAACCGTTGCGACGATCAGGGCGATGGCCTGCACAACCGGCAAATCGCGGTCCGAGATGGCGTCAATCATCATCCGGCCCAAACCGGGGTAGTTGAACACGACTTCGATCACGACGACCCCGCCCAGAAGCCAAGCAATCGTCAGGGCCACAACATTGATCGCAGGTAACAAAGCGTTAGGCAAAGCATGTCTGAACACGATACGCCAGTACGGCACACCCTTCAGCGTCGCCATTTGAATGTAGTCGCCCGCCATCACCTCGATCACTGATGATCGGACCATGCGGAGGATATGCGCAGTCATCACCATTGTGAGCACTGAAACGGGCAGAATGATTTCGGGGAAAAACTCTGAAGCCGGCGCATTCGCCGAGGTCAATACAATGCCTGGCAGCCATCCCAACCAGACCGAGAAGACAAGGATCAACACTGTGGCTGAGACAAACTCAGGTATGGTCATGGCAAAAATCGCCAGTGTCGAGATCGTCAGATCTACGGGTCGGTCGCGCCAAAGTCCTGTCACAACGCCAAGAAAAATCGCCAATGGGACGCCTAAAGCGAGGGAACAGGCGGCCAACAAAAGTGAGTTCTTAAGGCGGCTCCCAACCAACTCAGCGATGCTCTTTTCACCATTGGCAGACACGCCCAAGTCACCACGGACTGCACTGGTGGCCCAGTCAAGGTAGCGTTCAACCGCGGGGCGGTTCAGACCCTGCGCCTCACGACAATTTTCCAGCAGTTTACCTTTGGCCTCGCGCTCCAAAAACGCGGTGCAACTGTCGCCTGGCAACATTTCAACGCCTGCGAAAATGATCATTGAAACGATCCAGACCGTGACAATGCCCAAAAACAATCGACGGAGCAGCATGGCAAGCATTGATCAAAACCTGACTGTTTGGAAAAGACGGGGCGTAAGGATACCCTCACGCCCCTTTTCGTTGGTTATGCCAAGATTGCAGTTACTCGACCGTGATCATATGCCAGCGGACAGCATCATTCTTGACCTCATCAAGGTTCGAAACCCGCGACGATACCCCGACAAGCCTTGTCACTGTGTAGGGGATAAGCGTTCCAGACGTCTCAAGCAGATGCTCTTGGGCCGCGACATAGATTGCGCGACGTTTTTCGAAGTCCAGTTCGCGGCGTGCATCTGCCAACATTGCGTCAAATGCCTCGTCCTTGTAGTAGCTCTCGTTCCATTTGGCCGTCGAGAGGTAGATCTCGTGCAGCGCTTGGTCCGCAGGACGCTCGTTCCAGCGGGTCGCGGACACGTCCTTCTTCATCCATACCTCCGACCAGTAACCATCGGTCGGCGCTTGCACCACGTTAACGCGGATGCCTGCAGCTGCGGCCTGCTCCTGATAGGCGACGGCAAGCGTGGGCCATGTCGGCTCCAGAGTCGAGACATGGACATCAATGTCGATGCCATCCGGGTATCCTGCTTCGGCCAGCAGCGCCTTGGCTTTCTCGATGTCCTGCGGGCAGCTCAGGTCAGCACGATACTGGTCGTTTGGTTCGACGGGAGTATCACAGGACACGATGCCTTCGCCGCCCAGAACCAGCGCGACCAACTCTTCCCGATCGGCGGCCATTCGCACCGCCTGACGAACGCGGATGTCATTGAACGGCTCCACGTCAGTGCGGAATACAAGGCCACGCCAGTTCCCTGTGGGAATGGTCTGAACCGTGAAATTGTCAGAACTGGTCAACATAACCCGCTGTTGAGCGGTGATGCCGCGCTCCATATCAATCTGACCACCCAAAAGCGCCTGCAAACGGGCTTGGCCGTCGGCGATACCGATGATTTCCATACGCGCCACACCGGGTGCGCCTTCCCAATAATCGGGATTGGCTACCAGCACAGTGGTGCCCTCGGGATCAAAGGTCTCGACCATAAAGGGGCCAGTGCCATTGCCGGATACTGCGATATTATCACCAGACCCTTCGTTCAGCATCCGGAGGCGGTAGTCCATCAACTGCAAGGGCATGTCTGCGAAAGGCGTGTTCAGTGTGAATTGAACAGTCATGTCGTCGAGCGCCTCAACGCCAGTGATCATCTGTACTGCTGAACGCGCCGGGCTGTCACTTTCGGGATCAAGCACGCGGTTGATCGAATAGACCACATCATCCGCTTCAAATGTAGAACCATCATGGAACGTCACACCGTCGCGAAGCTTGAAGGTCCAAACCGTCGCGTCCTCATTTGCTTCCCAGCTGGTCGCCAGATCTGCTTGCGGCCTGCCATCCAGACCGGGACGGACAAGGCGGCTCATGATCTTCTCGGTGATCTGGAACACACGTCCTTTCGAAATCGGGTCCAAGCTGGATTGTGCGCCAAAGCCAAGCTCGTGCGCCTGACGGAACGTTCCGCTTGGTTCGGCCGACGCAATCCCTGCGGACAGCGCAATCACCGAAGCCATCGTGATCAGTTTTCTCATTTATCTTCCTCCCATTTGTCGCGCAGCTTTGTTGCTGTCGCTTTGACAAGATGTTCCGCCTGGCGCTCGCTCATCGACAAGCACAAATTGGGCTACTGATAGATATGAAAAACAATATCCATCACTGTTTTTCGGCACACATCATCCAACAAGTCTTTTCGCTTTACAGTCTCAGAACAAATACAGTTCTTTGAGGATTCCATTTGTAAAGAACATGAAAAGGGCAGCGTGCGAGGCATCAACTGGCTCTGCGCATGCCCAAGATGCTATCGCGCAAGACCGGATCCGGCGCCAATTATCGTCTTCGTTTCATTCCTCCCCTAGGCGCCGCTTGTTCAAACTCATTCGGCGCGTACCGCTGAAATCAATTGTCGAGCGGGCGGGTGCGTTCCGTCAAATGTAAAAAAAGCGCTCCATAGATAAAAAAATCGCCATCTATTCTCGACCGAAAGCTGTGTTGTAAAATAGAAATTTAGTTGGGATCTGTATAAGAGCATCGAGTAATTGAGGGCACTGCCGGTGAAAAAAGCAGGAAAAATCATTGCGATTGGCGGCGGGGGCTTCACGCATGGGCTCGATCCCACCTTGGACGACTTCTGCCTCGACTTTGTTCCGCCGCAACCCAATGTGGGTTTTGTCGGGCTTGCCAGCCTTGAGTCCGAAGAAAAAATTGAACGTTTTTACGACCGTTTTGGTGGATCTGCCGCATCGCTCTCGCATTTGTCGCACGACGCATCAGCGACAGAGTCGAAACTCTGGCTCGCTGGCAAGCATCTCGTCTATTTCGGCGGCGGCAACACCGCCCACCTCATTGCACAGCTCAAAAGCAGACACCTCGCTCAGCTTTTCAGGCACGCAAATGCCGACGGCCTTGTGATTGCGGGAGTAAGTGCCGGTGGCGTCTGTTGGTTTGATTGGGCGCTCTCAGATTCAGGCGGCAAGGGCTACGCGCCGCTAGCGGGGCTAGGATTTGTGGCGTCAGGTGTATGTCCTCATTATAGCGAAGAACATCAACGCGCGCCCGTGTTTGAACGGCTGATCACGGAAGACCCGACCCTTTCAGGCTACGCCATAGACGATGGTGCCTGCCTTGTTGCGCAGTCAGGCAAGGCGGTTGGATCATTCTCAGCGCGCGAAAATGCGGCGGTGCATTTCGTAGAAAATGTCAAAGGCACAGCTACATCTCGCAAGCTTGCACCCTACAGCTTTAATAGCTGAACCGCCCGTCAGCTTTGCATAAATTGGCGAGCCTGCTCTTCTATCCACTCGCAAACAATGCGCAGCTCTTTACGCTTTCGTGCTTCATTGCGTGTCAACAGATAGAACGCGCGGCTCGGAGCCAGATCAATCGCGAATGGCTTTGCAAGTTGGCCCTTCTCCACATCACCATCCATCAATGGAAACACCCCAAGCGCAACACCCTGCCCGTCTTTCACCGCGCGCTGAACCATGTTTGAATCCACGATGACAACTTCGCTTTCGGGCTGAAGGTTTGGGCAGCCAGCCTGCGCGAACCAGTTACGCCATTCGCTGCGGTCGTGTTGATGAATTATGGGCCAATTGACTAGGTCAGAGGGCTGAGAAAGCATCCCGCCCTGTTCAAGGAGCTGCGGGCTCACAATGGGCGAATAACACACATCCATAAGCTTCGTAGCTTCGAGCTTTTTCCAATCCCCCATACCCCAGTCAACAGCTATATCGGTTGTCATTTGCGCAGCACTCGTGATGCGCCCGCCATGGTGCACGATAAGTTCGATATTGGGGTGTTCTTTGGCCAGCTTTGACAATCGTGGCCCAAGCCAGCGCGAGCCAAAAATCGGGCCCACAGCGATCGTCACAGTTCTGCGGCTTGCACCGGAATGCAGCTCCACTTCCGCCCGAATATCTTCAAATGCGCGCGACAACACCTTGGCCAGC is a genomic window containing:
- a CDS encoding LysR substrate-binding domain-containing protein, with translation MAIPTRRLPLTALRTFEAAARHLSFKHAAEELLVSATTVSNQIRQLEKDWGCKLFHRHTRAVDLTDAGRSLAKVLSRAFEDIRAEVELHSGASRRTVTIAVGPIFGSRWLGPRLSKLAKEHPNIELIVHHGGRITSAAQMTTDIAVDWGMGDWKKLEATKLMDVCYSPIVSPQLLEQGGMLSQPSDLVNWPIIHQHDRSEWRNWFAQAGCPNLQPESEVVIVDSNMVQRAVKDGQGVALGVFPLMDGDVEKGQLAKPFAIDLAPSRAFYLLTRNEARKRKELRIVCEWIEEQARQFMQS